In the Pseudomonas sp. ADAK2 genome, one interval contains:
- a CDS encoding heme biosynthesis protein HemY, translated as MKRLYVILFLVIAATAVLGLAIAEHSGYVLIAYKSFRYESSLWASLALLAVLWLVFWGIKALVELVTTSGGVVNPWSRRNRSRRVQVAIEHGQLDLAEGRWASAQRHLHRAAEAERQPLLYYLGAARAANEQGHYEESDNLLERALERQPQAELAIALSHAQLQTDRGDTDGALATLDAMHERHPHNVQTLRQLQRLHQQRGDWSAVIRLLPELRKDKVLPAAELAELERRAWGENLNLAAHREEDGVVGLQSLNRAWQQLSTAQRQEPPLVLAYAEQLRQLGAQAEAEEILRAALKRKYDSHLARLYGLVRGSDPARQLQTAEGWLKDHPADPSLLLTLGRLCLQSSLWGKARDYLESSLRLQRNPEACAELARLLAQLGDTERSNQLFQEGLGLLDERLLAAPLPVAARA; from the coding sequence ATGAAACGCCTCTATGTGATCCTGTTCCTGGTCATCGCTGCCACCGCGGTACTGGGGCTGGCGATTGCCGAGCATTCCGGCTACGTGTTGATCGCCTACAAGAGCTTCCGCTATGAGTCGAGCCTGTGGGCGAGCCTGGCCTTGTTGGCGGTGCTTTGGCTGGTGTTCTGGGGTATCAAGGCGTTGGTCGAGCTGGTGACGACCTCCGGCGGTGTGGTCAATCCGTGGTCCCGTCGCAACCGCAGTCGCCGGGTGCAAGTGGCGATCGAACATGGTCAGCTGGATTTGGCCGAAGGTCGCTGGGCCAGCGCCCAGCGCCATCTGCATCGGGCCGCTGAAGCCGAGCGCCAGCCATTGCTGTACTACCTCGGTGCGGCCCGTGCCGCCAACGAGCAAGGGCATTACGAGGAAAGCGACAACTTGCTCGAGCGCGCACTGGAGCGTCAGCCCCAGGCTGAATTGGCGATTGCCTTGAGCCACGCGCAATTGCAAACCGATCGCGGCGACACCGACGGCGCCCTGGCGACTCTGGACGCCATGCACGAGCGTCATCCGCATAACGTGCAAACCCTGCGTCAATTGCAGCGCCTGCATCAGCAGCGCGGCGACTGGTCGGCGGTGATTCGCCTGCTGCCGGAACTGCGCAAGGACAAGGTCCTGCCAGCGGCGGAGCTGGCTGAGCTGGAGCGTCGGGCCTGGGGTGAAAACCTCAACCTGGCCGCGCACCGCGAGGAGGACGGCGTCGTGGGTTTGCAGTCGCTCAATCGGGCCTGGCAGCAGCTCAGCACGGCGCAGCGTCAAGAGCCACCGCTGGTGCTGGCCTATGCCGAGCAATTGCGGCAGCTGGGTGCGCAGGCCGAAGCGGAAGAGATTCTGCGTGCGGCGCTCAAGCGCAAGTACGACAGTCATCTGGCGCGCCTCTATGGGCTGGTGCGTGGCAGCGATCCGGCGCGGCAGCTGCAAACCGCCGAAGGCTGGCTCAAGGATCACCCGGCTGACCCGAGCCTGCTGCTGACCCTGGGCCGCCTGTGCCTGCAAAGCAGCTTGTGGGGCAAGGCCCGGGATTATCTGGAAAGCAGCCTGCGTCTGCAGCGCAACCCGGAAGCCTGTGCGGAGCTGGCCAGGTTACTGGCGCAACTGGGCGATACCGAACGCAGTAATCAACTGTTCCAGGAAGGCCTTGGCCTGTTGGATGAACGTTTGCTGGCGGCGCCATTGCCGGTAGCGGCTCGGGCGTGA
- a CDS encoding disulfide bond formation protein B — MSLACSRSLFFMAFTAGALALGVSYYLEYVVGLKPCGLCLLQRFFLALLMLVCLVASVHGPRRFGSFVYWLMGLSASLGGTVAAWRQVLLQGDPLKQLSLCSPNLDDVFENLPWTCVVKRMFKGADDCAQLSWTLFDLSIPEWSLLFFVAMLILGIYQLLRHVWIACQRPPSGVSSHRAMAGD, encoded by the coding sequence ATGTCTTTGGCCTGCTCACGCTCCTTGTTTTTCATGGCTTTCACCGCAGGTGCCCTGGCCTTGGGCGTTTCCTATTACCTGGAATATGTGGTCGGGCTCAAGCCTTGCGGGTTGTGTTTGTTGCAGCGGTTTTTTCTCGCGCTGCTCATGCTGGTTTGCCTGGTGGCTTCGGTGCACGGCCCGCGGCGATTCGGGTCTTTTGTTTATTGGCTGATGGGTTTGTCTGCCAGCCTCGGCGGGACCGTCGCCGCGTGGCGCCAGGTGCTGTTGCAGGGGGATCCGCTGAAACAGTTGTCACTCTGTTCGCCCAATCTGGATGACGTATTCGAAAACCTGCCCTGGACCTGCGTCGTGAAACGGATGTTCAAGGGAGCCGATGACTGTGCGCAGCTCTCATGGACCTTATTCGACCTGAGCATCCCGGAATGGAGCCTGCTGTTCTTCGTCGCGATGCTGATATTGGGTATTTATCAGTTGCTGCGCCACGTCTGGATCGCCTGTCAGCGACCGCCCAGCGGCGTGTCGTCGCACCGGGCGATGGCGGGCGATTAA